A genome region from Thermomonospora amylolytica includes the following:
- a CDS encoding BTAD domain-containing putative transcriptional regulator, whose product MERPAYDVRIMVFVRVLGAFATEVDGASVHLGGPRQRGVLALLVAARGQVVPVDRMIEDLWRGEPPARALMSLQAYVSNLRRLLEPGRPPRTPARLLVSASPGYALRLPPESVDAWRFEDLLDQARTVTDPRAARARLAEALGLWRGPAFAEVADEPWAAAETARLNELRLVATELHVAAGLRIGDPAAVVPEAERLTRDEPFREEGWRLHALALWSSGRQADALATLRRARGVFAEELGLDPGPGLTALEEAILTQRTDVLRATVPPPPPAAPPPRPAPVIEAPFVGREAELSALVTAAAEAAADGARIALVTGEAGLGKSTLLEHLGRRLERDGWLVAVGHCPEVDSAPPAWAWTEALRAVAAVTSPGEFADDLAPLLTDTEPVNADATAGRFRLRQAVWKWLAAIAAQRPVAVVLDDLHWADAATLELLGGGLGVRAPILVVAAYRADESGHLTETLASLARATPLRLALPGLNDEAVAQLVRTECEADEETIAGIAERTGGNPFYVRESARLLNGEGALVALSEVPEGVRDVLRRRLARLPEGGVSILRLAAVAGRESSVDVLVKAADTDEDGVMDALDAGVIAGLLNEPAPGRVRFVHALVRDTLIADLSRLRTARMHARIAAALEGTGDIAALAHHYARAGSPKAVGYCVQAAELAEARYAHDVAAGLLTDAVTNSTGPDERVELLGRLLRAQIRAGAVGAARETRRQAVEYAESLGRDDLMIAAFTAWTEPTPWQARTYGTVDRPIVDRLRRLLKRDLPPSVRSRLLTAYADELVGEDDPTVLQAAQEALDLATGPRLRAAALQILARVHGDAGLCRELVEIGTEHDLPVYRFTGLLNHASVAAAANDPVTMHQVTIEALDLARTYRMREAIAVAEITLATLALVEGRFAVAELLYIKADEGMRRAGSVHATGFLQLALAVIWLNDGTLGAHLDDVRALHAALGPMVCDLLALALHANGLDAEAREVRASPGPIRPDFFFTFLTTLRAMAIVALNDRAAAEEIYATLLPHRDGPPAGATSLAVALRPVAHTLGELAVLLGRDHEAAAHFTRAATIADQWNAPHWAAEARLRTTT is encoded by the coding sequence TTGGAACGGCCCGCGTACGATGTGCGGATCATGGTCTTCGTCCGGGTGCTGGGCGCGTTCGCGACCGAGGTGGACGGTGCGAGCGTTCACCTCGGCGGGCCGCGGCAGCGGGGCGTGCTGGCGTTGCTGGTGGCGGCGCGTGGGCAGGTCGTGCCGGTCGACCGGATGATCGAGGATCTGTGGCGCGGGGAGCCGCCCGCGCGGGCGCTGATGTCCTTGCAGGCGTATGTGTCCAACCTGCGTCGGCTGCTGGAGCCCGGGCGCCCGCCGCGCACGCCGGCCCGGCTGCTGGTGAGCGCGTCGCCCGGCTATGCGCTGCGGTTGCCGCCGGAGTCGGTGGACGCGTGGCGGTTCGAGGACCTGCTCGACCAGGCCCGGACGGTCACCGACCCGCGCGCCGCCCGGGCTCGGCTCGCCGAGGCGCTGGGGTTGTGGCGGGGACCGGCGTTCGCCGAGGTCGCCGACGAGCCGTGGGCCGCCGCCGAGACCGCCCGGCTCAACGAGCTGCGCCTGGTCGCCACCGAGCTGCACGTCGCGGCGGGTCTGCGCATCGGTGACCCTGCCGCGGTGGTTCCCGAGGCCGAGCGGCTCACCCGCGACGAGCCCTTCCGCGAGGAGGGCTGGCGGCTGCACGCTCTGGCGCTGTGGAGCAGTGGCCGCCAGGCCGACGCGCTGGCGACGCTCCGCCGGGCCCGCGGAGTCTTCGCCGAGGAGCTCGGGCTCGACCCCGGCCCGGGCCTGACGGCGTTGGAGGAGGCGATCCTCACCCAGCGCACGGACGTCCTGCGCGCGACCGTGCCCCCGCCACCGCCGGCCGCACCGCCGCCGCGGCCGGCTCCGGTCATCGAGGCGCCGTTCGTCGGGCGCGAGGCGGAGCTGTCGGCGCTGGTCACGGCCGCCGCCGAGGCCGCCGCCGACGGAGCCCGCATCGCCCTTGTCACCGGCGAGGCCGGGCTCGGCAAGTCGACGCTGCTGGAACACCTCGGCAGGCGGCTCGAACGTGACGGCTGGTTGGTCGCCGTCGGCCACTGCCCCGAGGTCGACAGCGCGCCGCCCGCGTGGGCCTGGACCGAGGCGCTGAGGGCCGTTGCCGCGGTCACGTCCCCGGGCGAGTTCGCCGACGACCTCGCGCCGCTGCTCACCGACACCGAGCCGGTGAACGCCGACGCCACCGCGGGGCGGTTCCGCCTGCGCCAGGCCGTGTGGAAGTGGCTGGCGGCAATCGCCGCGCAACGCCCGGTCGCCGTCGTGCTGGACGACCTGCACTGGGCGGACGCCGCCACGCTGGAGCTGCTCGGCGGCGGCCTCGGCGTGCGGGCCCCGATCCTGGTCGTCGCCGCGTACCGCGCGGACGAGAGCGGGCACCTCACCGAAACGCTGGCCTCCCTCGCGCGCGCCACGCCCCTCCGCCTGGCGCTTCCGGGGCTGAACGACGAGGCCGTCGCGCAGCTCGTACGGACCGAATGCGAGGCCGACGAGGAGACCATCGCAGGGATCGCCGAGCGCACCGGCGGCAACCCGTTCTACGTGCGCGAAAGCGCCCGGCTGCTGAACGGCGAAGGCGCGCTGGTCGCCCTCTCCGAGGTCCCCGAAGGCGTACGGGACGTCCTCCGCCGCCGGCTCGCGCGCCTGCCCGAGGGAGGCGTGTCCATCCTCCGGCTGGCCGCGGTCGCAGGCCGGGAAAGCTCGGTGGACGTCCTCGTCAAGGCCGCCGACACCGACGAGGACGGCGTGATGGACGCGCTGGACGCGGGCGTCATCGCCGGGCTGCTGAACGAGCCCGCCCCCGGACGCGTCCGCTTCGTCCACGCCCTCGTCAGGGACACGCTCATCGCCGACCTCAGCCGCCTGCGCACAGCCCGCATGCACGCCCGGATCGCCGCCGCTCTCGAAGGAACCGGCGACATCGCGGCGCTGGCCCACCACTACGCGCGCGCCGGCTCACCCAAGGCCGTCGGCTACTGCGTCCAGGCCGCCGAGCTTGCCGAGGCCCGCTACGCCCACGACGTGGCGGCCGGCCTCCTCACCGACGCCGTCACCAACTCGACCGGACCGGACGAACGGGTCGAACTGCTTGGCAGGCTGCTGCGCGCGCAGATCCGGGCGGGAGCCGTCGGAGCCGCCCGCGAGACACGCCGCCAAGCCGTGGAGTACGCAGAGTCCCTGGGCCGCGACGACCTGATGATCGCCGCATTCACCGCGTGGACGGAGCCGACCCCCTGGCAGGCCCGTACGTACGGCACGGTGGACCGGCCCATCGTCGACCGCCTGCGCCGCCTGCTGAAGCGTGACCTGCCCCCTTCGGTGCGGTCCCGGCTCCTGACGGCGTACGCGGACGAACTGGTCGGCGAGGACGACCCGACCGTTCTGCAGGCGGCGCAGGAGGCTCTCGACCTCGCCACCGGACCCCGGCTGCGGGCCGCGGCACTGCAGATCCTGGCCCGAGTCCACGGCGACGCCGGGCTCTGCCGGGAGCTCGTGGAGATCGGCACCGAGCACGATCTGCCGGTCTACCGCTTCACCGGGCTGCTCAACCATGCCAGCGTCGCCGCCGCCGCCAACGACCCGGTGACCATGCACCAGGTGACCATCGAGGCCCTGGACCTCGCGCGCACCTACCGGATGCGCGAGGCGATCGCCGTCGCCGAGATCACGCTGGCGACCCTGGCGCTCGTCGAAGGCCGATTCGCCGTCGCCGAGCTGCTCTACATCAAGGCCGACGAGGGCATGCGGCGCGCCGGATCGGTGCACGCCACGGGCTTTCTCCAACTCGCCCTGGCCGTGATCTGGCTGAACGACGGCACGCTGGGCGCGCACCTGGACGACGTGCGCGCCCTCCACGCCGCGCTCGGCCCCATGGTCTGCGACCTGCTCGCGCTCGCCCTCCACGCCAACGGCCTGGACGCCGAAGCCCGCGAGGTCCGCGCATCACCCGGCCCGATCCGCCCCGACTTCTTCTTCACCTTCCTCACGACGTTGCGTGCGATGGCCATCGTCGCCTTGAACGACCGCGCCGCGGCCGAGGAGATCTACGCGACGCTGCTTCCGCACCGCGACGGCCCCCCGGCGGGCGCCACGAGCCTGGCGGTGGCGCTGCGCCCGGTCGCCCACACCCTCGGCGAGCTGGCCGTCCTGCTCGGCCGCGACCACGAGGCCGCCGCCCACTTCACCCGGGCCGCCACTATCGCCGACCAATGGAACGCACCCCACTGGGCCGCCGAGGCCCGGTTGCGAACGACCACCTAA
- a CDS encoding S1C family serine protease, whose protein sequence is MGEPLDAYSQVVSAVARELTPRVAALRVPRRGGAGGGSAVVFDAAGLLLTNAHVVGSAREGRAAFSDGTVTSFEVVGADPLSDLAVVRAAGEVPPPAVLGDSDELVVGQLVVAVGNPLGLAGSVTAGVVSALGRSLPVGDGRAVRLVEDVIQTDAALNPGSSGGALADARGRVVGVSTAVAGVGLGLAIPVNGTSRRIVGALLREGRVRRAFLGLVTVPVPVPAGLRERTGRREALRVAEVVAGSPAERAGLRRGDLVLSAGGVPVDRAQGLQRLLFAEAIGRPLPVTVVRNGAMVDVIAEPVELTGV, encoded by the coding sequence ATGGGTGAGCCGCTGGATGCGTACTCGCAGGTGGTGTCGGCGGTGGCGCGGGAGCTGACGCCGAGGGTGGCGGCGTTGCGGGTGCCGCGGCGGGGCGGTGCGGGCGGGGGTTCGGCGGTGGTGTTCGACGCCGCCGGGCTGCTGCTGACGAACGCGCACGTGGTGGGGTCGGCGCGGGAGGGCCGGGCGGCGTTTTCGGACGGGACGGTGACGTCGTTCGAGGTGGTGGGGGCCGATCCGCTGTCGGACCTGGCGGTGGTGCGGGCGGCGGGGGAGGTTCCGCCGCCGGCGGTGCTGGGCGACAGCGACGAGCTGGTGGTGGGGCAGCTGGTGGTGGCGGTGGGCAATCCGCTGGGGCTGGCCGGGTCGGTGACGGCGGGGGTGGTCAGCGCGCTGGGCCGGTCGCTGCCGGTGGGCGACGGGCGGGCGGTGCGGCTGGTCGAGGACGTGATCCAGACGGACGCGGCGCTGAACCCGGGCAGTTCGGGGGGTGCGCTGGCCGACGCGCGGGGCCGGGTCGTGGGGGTGAGCACGGCGGTGGCCGGGGTGGGGCTGGGGCTGGCGATCCCGGTGAACGGCACGTCGCGGCGGATCGTGGGGGCGTTGCTGCGCGAGGGCCGGGTGCGGCGGGCGTTCCTGGGCCTGGTGACGGTGCCGGTTCCGGTGCCCGCGGGGTTGCGGGAGCGGACGGGGCGCCGGGAGGCGCTGCGGGTGGCGGAGGTGGTGGCGGGCAGCCCGGCGGAGCGGGCGGGGCTGCGGCGGGGGGATCTGGTGCTGTCGGCGGGCGGGGTGCCGGTGGACCGGGCGCAGGGCCTGCAGCGGCTGCTGTTCGCGGAGGCGATCGGGCGTCCGCTGCCGGTGACGGTGGTGCGCAACGGCGCGATGGTGGACGTGATCGCCGAGCCGGTGGAGCTGACCGGCGTGTGA
- a CDS encoding Rv2578c family radical SAM protein — protein sequence MRWDHLRLTDDTGPALPLLQRRAVTRTFDTPGFHGVTFYEIHAHTIINTVPRTSRLPFTHTINPYRGCTHACVYCFARNSHTYLDLDPGADFDSKIIVKVNAAELARRELTHPRWHGAPIALGTNVDCYQRAEGRYRLMPGILAALRDTANPFSILTKGTLILRDLPLLAEAAERTTVSIAVSVGFIDHDLWRQAEPGTPSPTARLQVCAALGDAGIGCSVLMGPVLPYLTDSPRRLENAVRQIADAGATSVTAIPLHLRPGAREWYMAWLQRHHPRLVEPYRRLYARGAYAPKAYRDRITRQVADLAAKYGIGRHARHRPAPPPPPPGPQQLSLLG from the coding sequence ATGCGCTGGGACCATCTGCGGCTGACCGACGACACCGGGCCCGCGCTCCCCCTCCTGCAGCGCCGGGCCGTCACCCGCACCTTCGACACCCCCGGCTTCCACGGCGTCACCTTCTACGAGATCCACGCCCACACCATCATCAACACCGTCCCGCGCACCTCACGGCTCCCCTTCACCCACACCATCAACCCCTACCGCGGCTGCACCCACGCCTGCGTGTACTGCTTCGCCCGCAACAGCCACACCTACCTGGACCTGGACCCCGGCGCCGACTTCGACTCCAAGATCATCGTCAAGGTGAACGCCGCCGAACTCGCCCGCCGCGAGCTCACCCACCCCCGCTGGCACGGCGCCCCCATCGCCCTGGGCACCAACGTCGACTGCTACCAGCGCGCCGAAGGCCGCTACCGGCTCATGCCCGGCATCCTGGCCGCCCTGCGCGACACCGCCAACCCCTTCTCCATCCTCACCAAGGGCACCCTCATCCTCCGCGACCTGCCGCTGCTGGCCGAGGCCGCCGAACGCACCACCGTCTCGATCGCCGTCTCGGTCGGCTTCATCGACCACGACCTGTGGCGCCAGGCCGAACCCGGCACCCCCAGCCCCACCGCCCGCCTGCAGGTCTGCGCCGCCCTGGGCGACGCCGGCATCGGCTGCTCGGTCCTCATGGGCCCCGTCCTGCCCTACCTGACCGACTCCCCCCGCCGGCTCGAGAACGCCGTACGGCAGATCGCCGACGCCGGAGCCACCTCCGTCACCGCCATCCCCCTGCACCTGCGGCCCGGCGCCCGCGAGTGGTACATGGCCTGGCTGCAGCGCCACCACCCCCGCCTCGTCGAGCCCTACCGCCGCCTGTACGCCCGCGGCGCCTACGCCCCCAAGGCCTACCGCGACCGCATCACCCGCCAGGTCGCCGACCTCGCCGCCAAGTACGGCATCGGCCGCCACGCCCGTCACCGGCCCGCACCACCGCCTCCGCCGCCCGGCCCCCAGCAGCTCAGCCTCCTCGGCTGA
- a CDS encoding glycoside hydrolase family 10 protein, whose translation MATGLLAGCTSAAGEAGRRADAPVARGDAECPGVDAPGDSRHRQLRGMWIATVSGIDWPRDVAHSAERKKADYRKMLDQARALGMNAVFVQVRPNADAFYDSPYEPWSQWITGTQGKDPGFDVLKFFVEEAHARDLEFHAWFNPYRVARGTDRSKLHPDNPARKNPSWVRAYGDGLWYDPGIPQVRELTTKVVLDVVDKYDIDAVHFDDYFYPYPVGGKDFPDADTYSRYGGGLSKADWRRRNVDTLVRELHEKIHDAKPHVRFGISPFGVWRNRTSDPNGSATRALQSYDDIYADTRKWVKEGWVDYITPQLYWEIGNPAADYRTLARWWAEQVKGTGVELTIGQASYRAGEAGAWRGAAELSRHLSVNAGLPQIRGDVYFSAKDLLGDKGGQTSRLRKDHYRTAAIPPAAEGGKAPKPAGSVKAVPTGGGVKVSWHLSPSERATSYAVYRVEGKGRACAPVDPKRLLTTVRGASIVDPTVKPGVTYTYYVTALDRRHHESGPARGATVTAAEGR comes from the coding sequence GTGGCGACCGGGCTGCTGGCCGGCTGCACCTCGGCCGCCGGTGAGGCCGGCCGCCGCGCGGACGCGCCGGTGGCCCGCGGCGACGCCGAGTGCCCGGGCGTGGACGCGCCCGGCGACTCGCGGCACCGGCAGCTGCGGGGCATGTGGATCGCCACGGTGTCGGGCATCGACTGGCCGCGCGACGTCGCCCACTCGGCCGAGCGCAAGAAGGCCGACTACCGCAAGATGCTGGACCAGGCCAGGGCGCTCGGGATGAACGCGGTGTTCGTGCAGGTCCGCCCGAACGCCGACGCCTTCTACGACTCCCCGTACGAGCCGTGGTCGCAGTGGATCACCGGCACGCAGGGCAAGGACCCCGGGTTCGACGTGCTGAAGTTCTTCGTGGAGGAGGCGCACGCCCGGGACCTGGAGTTCCACGCCTGGTTCAACCCGTACCGGGTGGCGCGCGGCACCGACCGTTCCAAGCTGCACCCCGACAACCCGGCCCGCAAGAACCCCTCGTGGGTGCGCGCCTACGGCGACGGCCTGTGGTACGACCCGGGGATCCCGCAGGTGCGGGAGCTGACCACCAAGGTCGTGCTGGACGTGGTCGACAAGTACGACATCGACGCCGTCCACTTCGACGACTACTTCTACCCGTATCCGGTGGGCGGCAAGGACTTCCCCGACGCCGACACCTACTCCAGGTACGGCGGGGGCCTGAGCAAGGCCGACTGGCGGCGCCGCAACGTCGACACGCTGGTGCGGGAGCTGCACGAAAAGATCCACGACGCCAAGCCGCACGTGCGGTTCGGGATCAGCCCGTTCGGGGTGTGGCGCAACCGCACCAGCGACCCCAACGGGTCGGCGACGCGGGCGCTGCAGAGCTACGACGACATCTACGCCGACACCCGCAAGTGGGTCAAGGAGGGGTGGGTCGACTACATCACCCCGCAGCTGTACTGGGAGATCGGGAACCCGGCCGCCGACTACCGGACGCTGGCGCGATGGTGGGCCGAGCAGGTCAAGGGCACCGGGGTGGAGCTGACGATCGGGCAGGCCTCCTACCGGGCCGGTGAGGCGGGCGCGTGGCGCGGCGCCGCGGAGCTGTCGCGGCACCTGTCGGTCAACGCCGGGCTGCCGCAGATCCGCGGGGACGTGTACTTCAGCGCCAAGGACCTGCTCGGCGACAAGGGCGGGCAGACGTCCCGGCTGCGCAAGGACCACTACCGGACCGCGGCGATCCCCCCGGCCGCCGAGGGCGGCAAGGCCCCCAAGCCGGCCGGGTCGGTCAAGGCCGTCCCCACCGGCGGCGGGGTGAAGGTGTCGTGGCACCTGTCGCCGAGCGAACGGGCCACCTCGTACGCGGTGTACCGGGTGGAGGGCAAGGGACGGGCGTGCGCCCCGGTCGACCCGAAGCGGCTGCTGACGACCGTGCGGGGCGCGTCGATCGTCGACCCCACCGTCAAGCCGGGCGTCACCTACACCTACTACGTGACCGCGCTGGACCGGCGGCACCACGAGAGCGGGCCGGCGCGGGGCGCGACGGTGACCGCCGCCGAAGGCCGATGA
- a CDS encoding DUF3040 domain-containing protein yields MALSMEEQRILAQIETHLAHDDPRLAARLSALPRLRRRRRMRAVAAAVLVPALLAVLLVVVT; encoded by the coding sequence ATGGCGCTGTCGATGGAGGAGCAGCGGATCCTCGCCCAGATCGAGACGCACCTGGCGCACGACGACCCCAGGCTGGCCGCGCGGCTGTCGGCGCTGCCCCGGCTGCGGCGGCGGCGCCGGATGCGGGCGGTCGCGGCGGCGGTGCTGGTGCCGGCGCTGCTGGCGGTGCTGCTCGTGGTGGTGACCTAG
- a CDS encoding ATP-binding protein: MAIRRLGAEGRSPHGGRAGGPVTGRTAGENGTAGWEASWELGGEVTAAARARALVRRALLLWRVPDPADVEDAVLLVDELVTNAILHGTGEVRLRLRLDGRRLTAEVGDDSPRLPRPRRRPDDQVDWAENGRGLMLVAALADDHGTRPNGHGKVVWFGLPLRQAAPGPVTAGGLPVRH; the protein is encoded by the coding sequence GTGGCGATCAGGCGGCTCGGGGCCGAGGGGCGGTCCCCGCACGGCGGGCGCGCCGGCGGGCCGGTCACCGGGCGGACGGCGGGGGAGAACGGGACGGCGGGCTGGGAGGCGTCGTGGGAGCTGGGCGGTGAGGTCACCGCGGCGGCGCGGGCGCGGGCGCTGGTGCGCCGCGCCCTGCTGCTGTGGCGGGTGCCGGACCCGGCCGACGTCGAGGACGCGGTACTGCTGGTGGACGAGCTGGTCACCAACGCGATCCTGCACGGCACGGGGGAGGTGCGGCTGCGGCTGCGGCTGGACGGGCGGCGGCTGACCGCCGAGGTCGGCGACGACAGTCCCCGCCTGCCGCGGCCGCGGCGCCGCCCGGACGACCAGGTCGACTGGGCCGAGAACGGGCGGGGGCTGATGCTGGTGGCGGCGCTGGCCGACGACCACGGCACCCGCCCCAACGGGCACGGCAAGGTCGTGTGGTTCGGGCTGCCGCTGCGGCAGGCGGCGCCGGGCCCGGTCACCGCCGGCGGCCTGCCCGTCCGCCACTGA
- a CDS encoding helix-turn-helix transcriptional regulator produces MDRADRLLALVAELRAAAPAPVAAAELARRLRVPAATVRRDLQDLTRHGLPVRGVPGRGYALQAPGPPPLPSPVDALAGPVEEALAAAARHGRVVRIEHTGESGERTRRDVEAHGLVIAPYGVYLVGWCRMREGPRVFRVDRIAAAYPAGPHTRRRDIDELLTLLWEPPPPRPSRGPAARARVLAAFTDLYARLAELVAGTEAGGEGAAAARAVLGHLAEWTRWQVAAVRAVATGTPPRLDGDRPAFPAAFDDDLPYPVRERMIQDAMAPRSLAELGRDLHMVLRAAHRWAAGCDAGLWRRTLPDPARSGGSAPLEELLTASHGPVGHVRWHLDRLTGPDRAEPGRPGPVEHCPLRT; encoded by the coding sequence ATGGACCGTGCCGACCGGTTGCTGGCCCTGGTGGCCGAGCTGCGCGCTGCCGCGCCCGCCCCGGTGGCGGCCGCGGAGCTGGCGCGGCGCCTGCGGGTTCCCGCCGCCACCGTCCGCCGTGACCTGCAGGACCTGACCCGCCACGGCCTGCCGGTCCGCGGGGTGCCCGGCCGCGGCTACGCCCTGCAGGCGCCCGGCCCGCCGCCGCTGCCGTCCCCGGTCGACGCGCTCGCCGGGCCGGTGGAGGAGGCGCTGGCCGCCGCCGCCCGCCACGGCCGGGTGGTGCGGATCGAGCACACCGGCGAGTCGGGGGAACGCACCCGCCGCGACGTGGAGGCCCACGGCCTGGTGATCGCCCCCTACGGCGTCTACCTGGTGGGCTGGTGCCGGATGCGGGAGGGTCCGCGGGTGTTCCGCGTCGACCGGATCGCCGCCGCCTACCCGGCCGGCCCCCACACCCGCCGCCGCGACATCGACGAGCTGCTGACGCTGCTGTGGGAACCGCCGCCGCCGCGCCCCTCGCGCGGCCCCGCCGCCCGCGCCCGCGTCCTGGCCGCGTTCACCGACCTGTACGCCCGGCTGGCCGAGCTGGTCGCCGGCACCGAGGCGGGCGGGGAGGGCGCCGCGGCCGCCCGGGCGGTGCTGGGGCATCTGGCCGAATGGACCCGCTGGCAGGTCGCGGCGGTCCGCGCCGTCGCCACCGGCACGCCCCCGCGGCTGGACGGGGACCGGCCGGCGTTCCCCGCCGCGTTCGACGACGACCTGCCCTACCCGGTGCGGGAACGGATGATCCAGGACGCGATGGCGCCGCGGTCGCTGGCCGAGCTGGGCCGCGACCTGCACATGGTGCTGCGCGCCGCGCACCGGTGGGCGGCCGGCTGCGATGCGGGCCTGTGGCGGCGGACGCTGCCCGACCCGGCCCGCTCCGGCGGTTCGGCGCCGCTGGAGGAGCTGCTGACCGCATCGCACGGCCCGGTGGGGCACGTGCGGTGGCATCTGGACCGCCTCACCGGACCGGACCGTGCCGAGCCCGGGCGCCCCGGGCCGGTGGAGCACTGCCCCCTGCGCACCTGA